The Labrus mixtus chromosome 18, fLabMix1.1, whole genome shotgun sequence DNA segment TAACACACTACCTTAAGCACATTCCACCCGCTACACAATCGAGGACAAAATACAATCGGTTTatacttaaattaaaaaaagaaagacagaaagaaaagggtCGAAATGGAAGACATGGAAGAAGAGTGCGGCGTCACATGTAAAAATGTCTCTACAGTCGTCTATGATCTCGAttgttttgggatgttttttattttttgtatgcTTCGAGCTCACTGTGGTGGAGTCAGAGACGGCCGAGTGCTTAAATCACAGAGCGGTTATAAAGTGCAGTACGGTGTAAAGTAGATCTAACTATACCGCTACGGACAGACGGGTACAGCAGGGCTACGTTCTGACGATCAGGAAGTGCAAGAACATCCAGGAATTAAAAAGTGGCTTCATGTCAGAATACTTCATGGTGTGTCGATCTGCTCCGTCGACTCAGAGTCTCAAGGCTGCTCGTTTTCCCGATCATCGATGTGCATACAGGTTTTATTCTTGTGCAgtgatttaaatatgaaaaagaaatgaacaggtgaacagatggctttttctttctctaagcTCCGCCCCCCCGAGCCGCGACACGTTAAAGTAAGTgctagatttattttaaaacaaagcaaaaaaataaggCAGCGTTTGGCATTTCAATACGGCGTATATCCCTTTGTAACACCTGGAAGCAGAGGTGAGGCGGCGTGCTTGAGCGGGAGTGGACGTGACACacggagagggagggagaaggcgagggagagggagagggagagggcgagGGAGAGGGCGAGGGTAGGGGTGAGTGAGAAGgcaagggagagggagagggagaaggagagggagaaggtgaGGTCGAGGGCGAGGGAGAAGGTGAGGTCGAGGGCGAGGGAGAAGGTGAGGGAGAAGGCGAGGGAGAAGGCGAGGGAGAAGGTGAGGGAGAAGGCGAGGGAGAAGGCGAGGGCGAGGGAGAAGGCAAGGTCGAGGGAGAAGGCGAGGGAGAAGGTGAGGGAGAGGGCGAGGGAGAAGGCAAGGTCGAGGGCGAGGGAGAAGGTGAGGGAGAAGGCGAGGGCGAGGGAGAAGGCGAGGGCGAGGGAGAAGGCGAGGTCGAGGGCAAGGGAGAAGGCGAGGGCGAGGGAGAAGGCGAGGGCGAGGGAGAAGGTGAGGGAGAAGGCGAGGGAGaaggcgagagagagggagaaggcgAGGGCGAGGGAGAaggcgagagagggagaaggcgagggagggagaaggCGAGGGCGAGGGAATCAAGTCGAGTCGTGTTGACAACACGTGGAAGGCAGAAGCATGAGATCAGAGAAGTTGTGACGCGCTGCGTGATAACCGTCTTCGCTCGATAACCCGGCGACCCAGACAAATATCAGTTAGCTTATTACACTGAGCATCATGGGTAATTTCAAGACATGCCCAtagaacagaaaaaacagagaagaagaagaagaggaggaggaacaagcAAAAAGATAAACAGCAGCAGTCGTCATCGCTCGTAGAAAATCAAACCATTCACTCGCTGGCTAAGAACACTTTTGAACATTCAGAAGCTACAGTCAGATCCCGGCGACGTGCACGCGGCGAGGCCGAGCTCGCACGCCATCGTTTGGTTGTGTTGTTTTCGATAACTAGTCAGAGCGCTCGATATTCACCCGGGAACGTTTGTAGAGAGTCACTCCAGAACAACGTAAACACAGACGGGACAAACTGGTGCCACATggagacgttaaagtctgtactggttttctttttttgtttactggAAATAAAACTCAGAATATTTTTTACTGGAGCCGTCGCTGGTTTCAGTCAACTCGAGATAATAAacaggttttcattttttacatttacagaatGTAGAAAAGAAGATCGATAAcactttaaaatctttaaagtaAAGGAGGTGATTTGTTTAGCTTAGACTGTATGAAGAATGGACAGAGAAACACCTCgcctcaagtgaagccaaaacatttagagctccccctgctggccggcTGCAGTAAAGGTCATTAACCCCGCCTCCTCTGCGTTAACCAATAGGACATGGATGAAActataaaaatctaaatacatgctaaataaataaataagtttctcacacattgtttttgttgttaaagtTTCTCATTATCAGGctgaagtttatttttgagTTATTTGATGCTAAATAAGAAGAGAATATCgttatgattgacagctctgttgagcAATGAGGCGACTACAACGCTGTGGGCACTGGTTTAGCATTCAACTTAACGAATGCTAACACAAGAGTCGTTGAAGTTTCCATAATCGACACGAGATCTGACCCCATCGGAGGGAGATTTAAAGTTTTATCTGTCAGTGAAacgatgtttgttttcagttagAGGAAGGCGCTCCAAATCACATCACCAGCAGAATATGTCAGCACCtgtcacaggttttttttttatttggcttcacttttgtgcaacaggaggaggtggaggcgcGACGTCCATCTTTATACAAAGTCAGTCGTGGTCATCATGACGTTGCCTTATCTGCACCTTCCCGCTGTTAAAAGCCAAACCAGGTCTCTGTAATCATTTTAAGTTTTAGGTCAAATTATTGGTGTTTTATCTTCAGAGCTTTGCATTTAGCACGGCTCCTCGTTTCCTCCGACTTCCTGTCTGAAGCTAAGCTAAATGCTTCCTGTCTGAAGCTAAGCTAAATGCTTCCTGTCTGAAGCTAAGCTAAATGCTTCCTGTCTGAAGCTAAGCTAAATGCTTCCTGTCTGAAGCTAAGCTAAATGCTTCCTGTCTGAAGCTAAGCTAAATGCTTCCTGGCTTCACCTCAGTGTTTATATTACTGACATGAGAACGTTATCTTTCATCTGATCGAATATCTGCACAgcgaaaacaaacaaaggtgcTTCCAAAAAATGTCGACCCGCTCCCTGAACCGTGAAGAAACACTTGCAGAAACTTGAAGCGTGCTTTAGATCCGCTGCAGTGAACAGAATGTGTTTACTTTAAGACGCGGTCGGTGATGTGTTTACGTGTTGTGTAATACAGCTGGAGAAGGGACTGTCCTGATAACTTTGATGCTTCTCAAATCTGAAACTTGATCGTCTGCTTCAAAAACATCCAGCACAGTTCACTACTGTCTGACTGGTTTTGTACGATGGATTTGGAGTCTGTTTATGAACGAGTCGTCagttttgtttgtctgcttaTTGTTAAAACTACAACTCAGACATCCAGAGTTTCAGGATTGGCCGCGTCTCCTTCTCTTGCTGTTATCGAGACTTTCTgaattattattacatttttcagattttttgtgggagctttttgtgcctttattgcagAGACCAGACACTGGACCGAGTCGGAAATCATCCCATCATCACCCTGACTTTCTGAATTTTAAGCCAAAAGAAAAGtccattaaattaaaaaacatctctcaaatgaaatgagaattaattaatttaaaggaCCGTTATCGAGCTCATACATGAATTTCTTTCTCTAAACTGAATCTAAAGTCTTTGAGTAAAAAGGCGTTTTCTGCAGAGCACGGTCGCTGCACTCCTCCCTTCAGAACGCcgctgtgaaaaacaaagtcttgaaaatgttcactgtGACAGAAGCTTGTTCGGAGCACGATTCAAGTATCTGCAAGTTGATTTTCAATTCTGCAGTGAAATGAACTGAAACCAAAGGCTGCCTGGAAGGAAGGTGTCTAATCAATCTAACGCTGCAGAAACTGCAAACATTGATTTAAAGAATATGGAATCTGTGGTTAATGAGATAAAACAGGCGACGCTGTGACTCCTCCCTCCCTGACGGACGGACGGATGGCAAAATGGAGCAGTGTAGACGGGTTTACGTTGTCCTGGATTGAGACTCGaccatttctctctttttttgtgtgataaGGTGATAGAAGTGACAGGTGAGgtgaaaactcttttttttttttttctttttctttttttttttacaatcggGAAACGTCTGGGTGTCACTCCTCTGTGAACTTAAAAACCAACCTTTCTGTGTGAACCTGAAAACAACCTGAGGACCCTCTACATTCAGAAACTCCCCGTACCGAACCCCCTCGACGAGGACGCGTCTCAGCACAGTAAAAGCATGCCGGCTGGAAAAAACAATCTCCTCGACATCTCTCAGTGCTCTAAGATATTTGTATCAAAAAGGACAGCATAGCAGTGAAAAGACTAAAGAGCTGTTGTGGAGGTTAGAGTGAACTGCAAACCCCTTTCCTCCTCACTTTAACTTGGAGCGCACTTGCAGGAGCGTGGGTTTCTGCTCCATGATCCGCACCAGCAACGTGTCTATGTAGTCCTCCAGATCTTTGACCTGCGGCTTCAGCTTCTTCAGCTCCACCTCCCGCTTGGCCAGCAGGAATTTCTGACGCTCAAACTCCGCCTTCTGCCTCTCCAGCTCCGTCTCCCGCTGCACCAGCAGGGCGACCAGTTCGCTGTGGGTCAGGTGGTAATACGAGCCGGCGCCTTCCGTCAGAGActggacacagagagaagacaaaTTCAGGATTTAAACATTGTTCCTAAATCTTTATAGTTCTGGCAATGACAAAAACAGTTCAGGTTGAAATGCCGTCACAGGCGGCAGCGAGCTAGAGTTGCTCTGCATCCttctatttatattttcatttcattgtacagtgttcccctttgttattttttgtattatatctttgttttaatacagtgtataacttctgtacagtttattttaatttacttagctgtaactacaacttatttaatttatttttttattttatttgtacttttctttttttcttataatgttattctattttatatataattttaacttttttgtagaagctgactcagggagaaacgcacaagaattccaatgtacctgagcaaaggcaataaacatctattctattctgcatcttttttttctttttgtttcctaaCGTTCTTTTATCCAGGAAGTAAGAATTGTTTTGAAACTTTTTGAAATCGCTTCATCAAGCAGCCTCAGAATAATCTGTTGTGACTACAAAGTAATCCTCGGTTAAAAAGGCGCTGACAGGCTTTGTAATGTAAGAGGATCCCTtcagaaaaataactttttacgATACCAGAATATTCCTTTATTGAGCCACAAACAACCTtaagatctctctctcttcaagcctccaaactccattgacaaaaacagcttttatttccTCACAGAGAACATGCATTGCTTGCCTTCCACGACCCCAATTGGTATTTTGTGTTGGATTATGTAAGTTAATTGTATAAATATTAACTCTACATGATTTCAAAGATGTAGCATTGAATAGTTTTCCGTTTGTCTTTCAAGGTGTTTGCTTATTTTTCTGACCTTTATTTTTCACTGAATGTTTCTAGTTTGCTGTTTTTTGCTTTACagtccttgaaaaaaaaaaagtgaaattgttTTTCCACTTGCATTAAACTCCAGACATCTTCCTGAAGTCTTGAATGTGTGAGCGCAAACAAACCATTTTACCTGGAACGTTTCCGTCCAGCTCCCTAGTTAATGTTCCCGCTGAtatgagaacgcagcaggaaatattcaggagaatCCACCACGAGGGAGTAGGAGGGGatgatgacgtttatatcctgagACCGCTCGACTGCAAGACTTTATGCACGAGATGAGTACGATCTCACTGCTCGTAATAAAACtgctttattgtgttttctgttcctctCCGCTCTTTTATTGACACTATGATTAACAACATGTAGCCCTGATGTCATCACAGCATCAGACTGTTGCTTTGTTCATCACttccacatttttctttttacatcaagTCTCTCCCCTCGAGAACCCTcaagagtcctatcttcactttgtttacatcgcccggacggccggctgactcctcccctcgagtataaaagttgtttaattgagggactagagaaaagaagaataacatactgtactcactgcttaactgtgtttctagatcacgctcatttcaggtaaatttacatgcagtgtgaagatacgagcataataaagatcgctagcattagcatgctaacacaacaatgcagcaagaattgttttggtttcatgctggtgctcaagggcgacatctgctggatcaaaacatcacatataaagcctttaaggcggatttgtttctctttttgctcTTTGATGATGTAATATCATCAGTATGTTTGTGCTTTATTTAAGTAAAAATGAGACAAACATCTTAGACTTGTACTAGTTTAGGGTAAAACCAGCTTCTTTGAGAACTATAAGCGAGTATATAAATACAGAATAAATATTCAACCTGATAATCCGTGCACacagtttctgtgttttgcCTCTGCAGGGCGGTGTTGttgctgaaaaacaaactgtacCTTCTTCCTCTCCGGCTCCGGCTCACTGATCTGGCTGCTGCTCCTCCCCGGGTGGATGGTGGACTTGAGCTTCTCCAGGCCGGTGGCCAGCACTGACCGGCCCTCAGTCCGCTTCTCCTCAGCCAGCATGGCAGTGTTCAGGGGCTTCACGTGGTGGGGGCTGGACGAGacgacaacacacaacacacacacatataaagtcATGTATCTCTTTTACTAAAGGACAAAACCTCAGTGAGTTTAATTAAGAAGTCCATGAACTCCGCCCTGCTGGAGGTCTAAAGCAAAATAACTTCCTGAAGGATCTTCTCAAACATAAGCTGTTTGCAAACgagcacaaaactcctgaaaatgtaatCATCCGAGGTGAGCAgcgtgtgtgaacgcaaacggcTGAATgcttcactctgactttttgcTGCCAGCTCCCCAGCTCAGTTTAGGCGTGAAGTCGGGGcgagctgatgtgtgaatgcagccgGTGATTTAAGGTGAGAGGGATTCAGTGTGTGCAGACTGGTGAGGGCGGATGACCTTTATCAGACGGGAAgaatagaataaataaaaaacagtcattACAGTGTCAGACTCTGTGGCTTCGTCTACCATCTTGGATTTCTGCAgcgtctatttttttttcttaacatcaTGCCGTGCCTCATGagaccccgccccccccctGAATCCCATCAAACAGGGACAAAAGTCACTCAGGGAGACTTCAGGGGCACGCTGCTGTggagagtgcatgtgtgtgaaaacagctcgaCAATAACACGATGAAGACAGTTTCCAGTGTCACTGACCTACATTCAAAGTCAGATCACTCACTTGCTTACTGCAGTGACTTACattcaaaataataactgttacatttgtgttttttagctttatttaagtgtaacagATCACCTCTAGACCTCCAGAATGACAGCAGACATGGATGCTAAAGATCGACCTCTGAGAACCCAGAAAGCCTTCGTTTTAGTGATGAAGAGTAGAGAAGGTTAGACGTGTTAAAGAGTCCTCATTAAAGGAAATACTGgtgaaaattaaaattaaattagcTCAAAACTGAAAGACTTAATTGCATGCGTCAGTGCAATCAAACATGAAGGATtgtgttaaatgtgttattaCCTCGAGGTGAAAAGGAAATGACACAACAACACCTTTTCTGCCTCGAATACAGGCGGGTTAGTGGTTGAGATCTTGGCAAATGAGTGTGGCTGTGTGAGAACACTAGCTGGCCCTGTGGGGGCGGGGggatggtttgtgtgtgtgtgtgtgtgtgtgtgtgttgggagggagggggtgtgtggTAGGAATCAGGGCAAAATAATAACTGCTAATTGGCCCGAGGCTTTGTTTCCCCTCCTCTTACCACCGAGCCAGGACACACACAAGACACCTGCAGAGGAGTCCTGTTaacaccagtgtgtgtgtgtgtgtgtgtgtgtgtgtgtgtgtgtgtgtgtgtgtgtgtgtgtgtgtgtgtgtgtgtgtgtgtgtgtgtgtgtgtgtgtgtgttgaacacGAGAAGGTCACACCACAAAAGAGGAACCCCTTGAGAGTTGGCGCCACAGAAGAAAAGCAGGCGGAAGCAGAGCGTCAAAGGGAGACTGAAGAGACGACAGGATAGAAATTTCTGGCAAGTGGGAAAAGCGCttccccccctccaccttttttcaccacacactgagcatgtgcaaaacctcacctgttctcctccgGATAGCCCGCCTGCCGCTGCCAATCGGTCTCCAGAAGCACCGGCTTTGGCGCCGTAGCTTGTGTCGCGCCGGTTGGTAAACTCGCCGTAGCGTCGGCAAGAGAAGGGGGAGGAAAGAGCGCTACGGGGGAGCTGCTACGATCAGGAGTTaaagagggaggaaaggaggcgaGAGAGGGGAGGTCAGGGGGGCTGGGCTGAGCTGATGAAGAGGAACCCTGTATCGCACCGGGATCGCTCCCAAACGAGGGCAGGAGAAGCTCTTGGAAGGCAGAAGTCAAGTCGCCTTCAGAGTGGGAGCGTTGGAGTGTAGCACCCGGTGACTGAGGGCAGTTCAAGAATGTGCCGCCTAACACCGCTTGCTCACTTTCCCCGCCTCCTTCACTGAGGTGCCTTGAACTTGGCTCGAGAGTTTCTGTATTGTCCAAAGCTCTAGGGAAGGATTGATGACATTGGGCGGAGTCGGGTTTGGTTGCATCGTCTTGAGCGTCTTCAGCAGTCGCCTGACTTTCACTCAGATCCCCACAAAGCGTTAAGTTCACAGAGTCCAGAGTCTCATTTGTCTCAGACCCGCTGGAGAATTTGGAGGCCGGGTCAGACACACAGCTTTGGTAAGCCTGCGAGTCGGTGCTGACATAAAGACTGTTGCTCTTATCGGACATCGGTGTTTGCAACAGTGTTTCGTCGAAGCATCGGCTCGTATTTATCGCTATGTTACTCGTGTTGAGGAAACCGCCAAGGAGCCCAAAGGGTATCGGGGATTGTCGGCTGGTATCCCGCCTTTCTGAAGTGGTGATCTCAACAGGCGGCTCTGCAGAGTTCGGATCAGGCGAGGACGTTATGATGCGTAACAACGGTTGTGCAGAGCAGAGTTCTTGATCTGGTGAATCATTTAAAACTTCTGAAACTGATACAGATCCGCTGAATTCCCCCAAAATGTCTTCTCCGTTTTCTTCGATGGCTCGTAAAGAGACGTTTGGTTTCGGCTGTAGTTCTGAGAGATTCCGTAGCCAAAAGTCGTCAGCTTCAGTTCCCGTCTCTTTTGCAGGAATCTCAGTctgctgatgtgtgaacgctgAAAACTGTGGGTCCAACGTCCCGTCCAAACTGTTTAAATCTCTTTCAGCCTGTAAAGAAACGTCAGATATTGACAGTTTTGGTGCTTCAGTTTGGCCCCCTTCTGTTCCAGTCTCTTCTGCAGTGATCACAGGATGAAGATGTATAAGAACTGGAGACCGCGGTTCCAATTCTCCGTCCAATTCAACCTTTTCACAACCATCTCCGTCCTGAATAACAGTGTGCTGGGTAACATCAACTAAAGACAGATCTACTGACTTGTCAGCGGTGCCGTCTTCAGACTCCGCTGGCTTTAAATCCTTCACCACAGCTGATTCGGGAGATTTCTCAAAGCGGAGGACGGCGCTCTCAAAGTTCTGCGCCTCAGTTTCCTCGGAGGAGGACGCAGAGAATTTGTCGGAGTAGGAagagaggcaggagaggaaATCCTCTTCTGCAGAGCTGCCGAGACCCGATGAGCTAGGATCCGGGGAGCTGCTGTCGAGCTTTACTGACGATGCATGACTCAGAGGTTGATGCAGGCTTGTTTCTTTTAGATCAGTTGTGTTAGTGGTGCTGTTAGCTTGATTAGTTTCGGTGCAAGCAGACAGAGTATTTAAAGTTAGAGTGTCACTCTCAAAGCTTGTGTGCTCCGGGATCGTCTCCAGGAATTGTGCAAACGTGTCAAAGTgatgtgtgttagtgttagtgACGGCTTTATGTGCCTCCAATACAAATTCTGTGCAAGGTTGATGACGCAGCGCTTCATTCACATTAGTGTTTTGATCAGCATCCGTTATGGGAAGCAATGCTCTTTTATTTCCGCAGCGTTCCAGTGGACGGTCACTGGGAGGGTTTTGCTGTGTGTTGCAATCTGTGGTCGGATCCTCGGGGGGCTGCAGCCTGCCAGCTGCAAACGCTTCAAAGGAGTCGTCCCACTCTGACTCCAGCTCTCCTGCAGTCGTAAAAGGGTTGGCTGACTTCTTGTTTAAAGCGTTCTCCCCTTCTGTAGGAACCGGAGGAAGAGGTCGTTTCTCAACTTTTGCCGTCACTTTGCTCTTTGGCTCTGTTCCGATGATGGAGTCGTGTGTGGTTAAGTCATTGTGAGGGTTATTCGCCTGTGGAAAAAGTTGACTTATGGGGGGCCGGGAACTGGAAAGATAGGGCAGAGGAGGCAGCGAAGGTTTTAGGGGCTTAGCGGTTAGAATGTCTTCATAGAAAGGGTTGTGCTGGACGAGAGAAAGGAAAGGGTTGCAGGGGGACATGGGAGGTGAGGTGGACtgtgagggagagaaggggTTAGTGTGATGCAGCGGAGAAACCAGAGAGGTGGGATCAAAGGGGGGACCCGGGGGGTGGGGTCTAGTCGGGAGGGGTGGTGGGTGGGGGTCAGTGCTGGGCTCTAGTGTAGGTGACACCACCAGGCTGTGAAAGGAAGGACACACAGTCCTCTTGATTAGTGAGGATTGTTCACACAGCTGCACTGCAGGCCTGCAGCAGGTTTTCTGCCCAAAATcacaattaaattaaacattttgaatcgaTTCATTTTGAAGTCGCTGCTCTTTTCttctaattatttttaatttactaGTGGACAGTATTTATGCTACATTATCTGAAAGCACCTTTAAATCTGCagtcattcatattttttagaCCACTGGGGGGCAGTGCAGCAACttaaaaagatattttttataACCTTTGAAATAGAAAAGAAGTACCAGTTCTCACATCCAAAAAATAAGCATTCATTTAAGTCCCTTTCAtaagttttattattatttcagttcttagttttacttaaaggtcacatattctcctcctcttcttcagtgtaaataagtctcagagctcctcaaaacatgtgtgtgaagtttcttgttctaaatccactctgatcctgtatttgatcatgtctataaacccctctatttcagccctgctcagaacaggctgtttctgtgtctgtacctttaaatatgtaaatgagctgtgtctgaccacgccccctctctggaaggacttgggtgtgtctgtgctttctcgctccatgtcctattgtttacggtgagaaggcagactcagagggcagaacaaacacgtagctgtgggagtgtcacccacctgggggaggggctactgccctttgtgatgtcatgaagggaaaatctccaaacggcctgtttgagcacacattttctgaaaagtggagcagggagaagacggagaggatggacttttctaataattggggggtttgtagacggactagagacacatgttagagttagaggaacatggagaagaggattttagagaatatgtgaccttaaagttTTTATTACGCCTATTTAGTACAAGTTTGAGTTTTGTACAGAGGTTTGAGTCCTCGagagcgggcagcccgggttagaatccaacctgtggctcttttcctgcatgtcgttccccctctccttctctacagattctgactctctccactgtcttATATAAAAAATTAAGGTGTTAAATACTAATTTTCTCTGACTTTACCAGAACGTCCTTCTCTGTAACTCTTGTGTTGGGTTTCTTCAGCCCAGGATGTATTATGTGAGAAAGGTTGATGCAGCGAGCTGTAGTGATGACGTCGTGCTTCAGGAGCCAACTTGGCTCTTCTCCCCCGAGGATCCAAACACATGTGGACGTGTcggttgtgaaaatgtttagtTACAGAGCTGGCAGCGAGGCGTCCAGTGTACTACGAGCTCAGAATCGCTGAGCTCGCTGACTTGGATCAGCATGTGCTCATCAGGCCGATATTTTGTTTACGTTCATTGTAAGGAAATATAACAATACTGTCCGATCTTAGTTTGAGTCTAGGTCGATTAAGTTGATAAATAATCTAATTAAATTGCCTGTTTGTTGGTTCTTTAAGGGCTGGATTAAAGGTTATCactcagaaacaaaaagaggaatgcaTCAGGGAGCGGTTGAAGAGAGCAGCATGTGACACCTCCAGATAAATAAATTACCCACTTAAGATCGTGCATGTGCTATAagtggaaataaaaatgaaatgtggtgTTCTTCCCGCCTTCTTCCcgcccacacacaaacaaaagacccACActctgatgcacacacacataaaacacaaaaaaacacgaTTGTTCCTGCTCTCATTATCATCCTACCGATGAAATCGACGTGATTACTGAACCATGTTATGTGAGCGCACAAAGCTTCAGCTTCACAGAGCTCATTTTAAAAGAGCAGCTCCCTCCATCTGCATTGCAGCTCCGTGCTGTAACCAGAGACTGAGCTGTGGAGGCATGCTGGTACACAGGACGTGGAAAAGTAAACAATACTGTTCAACATAATGCTGCTCCTCTGAATACACATTTAGACCCTCTGCTGGTTCACTATATTTTAAGCTTCATATCGACGTGCACACTCTACTCTCACAACAGGTGAGGGGGTCGACATAAATCAGAAACTTCAGTTTGTTAACAGTTTGAATTAATATTCTAAcagttcttctcttttttaGGAGTTAGAAGATGGTTAGCACCTTTACGTCAGataattagcttagcataaagtcTGGAAACAGGACAAACAGGTGTCACTTTAACAGATTATTTTTCTGTGCACAGacagagatgggggggggggatttgtgctaatattttatacttttttgacctgtagaactttatttttcttaccTGTGCAGCACCTCTATTTCCCTGTACAATAAACATATTTCTACCTGTGAAATGTTAAGGTTTCTACCTGTGCACTACATTTATTTTGACCTGAACTTTACATATTTTTCTATCAGTGTCATGCATGTGTTTACCTGTACAATATACAATTCTCCAACTTGAAATTCCAAACATTTTAACCTGTATAATATATACTT contains these protein-coding regions:
- the LOC132993113 gene encoding uncharacterized protein LOC132993113 — protein: YLSGSPGYRAKTVITQRVTTSLISCFCLPRVVNTTRLDSLALAFSLPRLLPLSPSPSPSPSPSLSPSPSPSPSPSPSPSPSPSPSPSPLPSTSPSPSPSPSPSPSPSPSPSPSPSTLPSPSPSPSPSPSPSPSTLPSPSPSPSPSPSPSPSPSPSPSPSPSPSPSPSTSPSPSPSTSPSPSPSPSPSPLPSHSPLPSPSPSPSPSPSPSPSPSLSVCHVHSRSSTPPHLCFQVLQRDIRRIEMPNAALFFCFVLK
- the rab11fip5a gene encoding uncharacterized protein rab11fip5a isoform X1; this encodes MSSLTVEEDQKWVPTHVQVTVLRGRGLRGKGKHGTSDVYTIIQLGKEKYSTGVVEKTTEPDWREECSFELQPGVLENGGRSGYPAGSNELVLTVMHRALIGLDMFLGQAVIQLDKVFHETRYVRNEWYRLNSKTGKKEKERGEIQVTVQFTRNNLTASMYDLVMKDKSASTFGKLKERMRGKRRSSDDDSSSAVLPSGYGSLQKMRQRLPSDGGGEEDYEDDEGGEARRSKMRTFFLRGKLRKSSDTRSSTSLGSESSESSSRGGSLSPTAGISVVVSDLSNSPSNSSNLTVDNSPEHTANTSPRSSSLHVSEFGDEAGEITIAVPQQTVCVNGSHAYDVQPLDPGSGKPVDSLGLGRLLQKSLPVSVSLQNLSPHTLTSPTHPKSPVGDGRRWSFDKPGEEEKAAIAAALEKSGPMLADDDERSGQAAPHREAASSSSSSTAELESQGKKQRRNLFSHGRSESAGKGQSQSKDESQQAPAATREKNGGWFGSKDSNSKPSLVVSPTLEPSTDPHPPPLPTRPHPPGPPFDPTSLVSPLHHTNPFSPSQSTSPPMSPCNPFLSLVQHNPFYEDILTAKPLKPSLPPLPYLSSSRPPISQLFPQANNPHNDLTTHDSIIGTEPKSKVTAKVEKRPLPPVPTEGENALNKKSANPFTTAGELESEWDDSFEAFAAGRLQPPEDPTTDCNTQQNPPSDRPLERCGNKRALLPITDADQNTNVNEALRHQPCTEFVLEAHKAVTNTNTHHFDTFAQFLETIPEHTSFESDTLTLNTLSACTETNQANSTTNTTDLKETSLHQPLSHASSVKLDSSSPDPSSSGLGSSAEEDFLSCLSSYSDKFSASSSEETEAQNFESAVLRFEKSPESAVVKDLKPAESEDGTADKSVDLSLVDVTQHTVIQDGDGCEKVELDGELEPRSPVLIHLHPVITAEETGTEGGQTEAPKLSISDVSLQAERDLNSLDGTLDPQFSAFTHQQTEIPAKETGTEADDFWLRNLSELQPKPNVSLRAIEENGEDILGEFSGSVSVSEVLNDSPDQELCSAQPLLRIITSSPDPNSAEPPVEITTSERRDTSRQSPIPFGLLGGFLNTSNIAINTSRCFDETLLQTPMSDKSNSLYVSTDSQAYQSCVSDPASKFSSGSETNETLDSVNLTLCGDLSESQATAEDAQDDATKPDSAQCHQSFPRALDNTETLEPSSRHLSEGGGESEQAVLGGTFLNCPQSPGATLQRSHSEGDLTSAFQELLLPSFGSDPGAIQGSSSSAQPSPPDLPSLASFPPSLTPDRSSSPVALFPPPSLADATASLPTGATQATAPKPVLLETDWQRQAGYPEENSPHHVKPLNTAMLAEEKRTEGRSVLATGLEKLKSTIHPGRSSSQISEPEPERKKSLTEGAGSYYHLTHSELVALLVQRETELERQKAEFERQKFLLAKREVELKKLKPQVKDLEDYIDTLLVRIMEQKPTLLQVRSKLK